One part of the Ochrobactrum quorumnocens genome encodes these proteins:
- a CDS encoding ATP-binding cassette domain-containing protein: MSETIDKREVVAARNIRVQFGAVKALDGAELVIQEGECVGLVGHNGAGKSTIVNVINGGLSPHEGSISYHGEEGHGVATARKHGIRCVFQELSLFPNLTIAENVRIMQRDLTGANWRGKAVDLISQKLSEIFPGHKIDCSSTIDELSIAERQMVEISINFTAPSIAPKLVILDEPTSSLDAGIAAQLMAYVRRFVGTGGSVILISHMLGEILSTSDRIVVMKDGKVVASRAAKDFTNRSLVEAMGSVEREKSARRAAKTDSSGKPVLASTKRANDIKPFQAFKGEVIGLAGLAGHGQTKMLLDLYYARRPNWLPARNCEIAFVAGDRSLNGTFPLWSILHNLTIGSLDRLSSMKLVDESREDTLGAQWKDKIQIRTPDMGNRILSLSGGNQQKVLFARALATSANAILMDDPMRGVDVGTKQEVYEILRHEAENGRTFVWYSTEMDEIELCDRVYVFRDGAIVTELVGDEITEKSVLAASFEGGHE; this comes from the coding sequence ATGTCTGAAACAATCGACAAACGCGAGGTCGTCGCCGCACGCAATATTCGCGTGCAGTTCGGTGCGGTAAAGGCACTGGATGGCGCTGAGCTTGTGATCCAGGAAGGCGAATGCGTGGGGCTTGTCGGCCATAACGGCGCGGGCAAATCCACCATCGTCAACGTCATTAATGGCGGGCTTTCGCCGCATGAAGGCAGCATCTCCTACCATGGCGAAGAAGGCCACGGCGTGGCGACTGCGCGCAAGCACGGTATTCGCTGCGTCTTTCAGGAATTATCACTCTTTCCTAATCTGACGATTGCCGAAAATGTGCGTATCATGCAGCGCGACCTTACGGGCGCGAACTGGCGCGGCAAGGCGGTCGACCTCATTTCGCAAAAGCTCAGCGAAATTTTTCCCGGCCATAAGATTGATTGCTCTTCAACAATCGATGAGCTCTCGATTGCCGAACGGCAGATGGTAGAAATCTCCATTAATTTTACAGCCCCGAGCATAGCACCTAAACTGGTTATTCTCGATGAACCTACTTCGTCGCTTGATGCGGGTATTGCAGCTCAGTTGATGGCCTATGTCCGCCGCTTTGTTGGCACAGGCGGCTCAGTTATCCTTATTTCGCATATGCTTGGTGAAATTCTCTCGACCTCAGACCGCATCGTCGTGATGAAGGATGGTAAGGTCGTTGCCAGTCGTGCGGCAAAAGATTTCACCAATCGTAGCCTTGTGGAAGCCATGGGCAGCGTGGAACGCGAGAAATCTGCTCGTCGGGCGGCTAAGACCGATTCAAGCGGCAAACCTGTGCTCGCATCCACCAAGCGTGCCAATGACATTAAGCCGTTTCAGGCTTTCAAAGGCGAAGTTATCGGGCTTGCGGGACTTGCCGGTCATGGTCAGACAAAGATGCTGCTCGATCTTTATTATGCTCGTCGGCCAAACTGGTTGCCTGCGCGCAATTGCGAGATAGCCTTCGTGGCGGGGGATCGCAGCCTCAACGGCACGTTTCCGCTCTGGAGCATCCTTCACAACCTCACGATCGGTTCGCTTGACCGTCTTTCATCCATGAAACTCGTTGATGAGAGCCGCGAAGATACGCTTGGCGCGCAGTGGAAAGACAAGATCCAGATCCGTACACCGGATATGGGCAATCGTATTCTGTCACTCTCCGGCGGCAACCAGCAGAAAGTGCTTTTTGCGCGCGCACTCGCGACAAGCGCCAATGCCATTCTGATGGATGACCCCATGCGCGGCGTCGATGTCGGCACCAAGCAGGAAGTCTACGAAATTCTGCGTCACGAAGCTGAAAATGGCCGAACCTTTGTCTGGTATTCCACCGAAATGGACGAAATCGAACTGTGTGATCGCGTCTATGTCTTCCGCGACGGTGCAATCGTGACAGAACTCGTCGGCGACGAAATCACGGAAAAAAGCGTGCTTGCTGCATCATTTGAGGGAGGACACGAATAA
- a CDS encoding ABC transporter substrate-binding protein — protein MKLSGQVPFSALLGAVALFATSFAAQAAETQYPLTLKNCGRDVTFKHAPERAVAVGQSSTEILYSLGLGDKVVGTAVWFGPVLKGFEDVNAKVKRLADNDPSFESVLAQKPDIVTADFQWHVGPMGIVAKPEQFEELGIPAYTSPSDCVGKDNSGGGDGIRTAPFTMNIVYQEIGELAQIFNVQDRGEKLIADLKAREDAARQKIGSSDGKLSAVAWFSSTQVDADPYVAGKFGAPAYILSALGIKNVIESEEEWPAVGWETIAKAGPSMIVAAKLDRRRYPADDIAVKHEFLKSDPVTKLMPAVEDGYVFDIDAQSMSTSLRVIEGIETLAADIAGSDMNK, from the coding sequence ATGAAACTTTCAGGCCAAGTGCCATTTAGCGCACTTCTGGGCGCAGTCGCTCTTTTCGCAACCAGTTTCGCAGCGCAGGCAGCTGAAACCCAATATCCGCTAACACTGAAAAACTGTGGTCGCGATGTAACCTTCAAACATGCACCGGAGCGGGCAGTGGCCGTTGGTCAGAGCAGCACCGAGATTCTCTACAGCCTTGGCCTCGGCGACAAAGTTGTGGGTACGGCCGTTTGGTTCGGCCCAGTCCTCAAAGGCTTTGAAGATGTGAATGCCAAGGTAAAGCGCCTGGCAGATAACGATCCGAGTTTTGAAAGCGTACTGGCGCAGAAGCCAGATATCGTTACAGCGGATTTCCAGTGGCACGTTGGCCCAATGGGCATTGTCGCAAAGCCGGAACAGTTCGAAGAATTAGGTATTCCTGCCTATACATCGCCTTCCGATTGCGTTGGCAAAGATAATTCAGGTGGCGGCGATGGTATTCGCACAGCGCCATTCACGATGAATATCGTCTATCAGGAAATCGGCGAACTGGCTCAGATCTTCAATGTACAGGATCGTGGTGAAAAGCTGATCGCAGACCTCAAGGCACGTGAAGACGCGGCCCGCCAAAAGATCGGCTCCTCCGATGGCAAGCTCTCAGCGGTTGCATGGTTCTCAAGCACGCAGGTTGATGCTGATCCGTATGTTGCCGGTAAGTTCGGCGCTCCTGCCTATATCCTTTCTGCACTCGGCATCAAGAATGTGATTGAGAGTGAAGAAGAATGGCCAGCCGTGGGTTGGGAAACCATCGCCAAGGCGGGGCCGTCGATGATCGTTGCAGCAAAGCTGGATCGTCGTCGTTATCCTGCTGATGACATTGCAGTCAAACACGAGTTTCTCAAGTCTGATCCAGTGACGAAGTTGATGCCTGCTGTTGAAGACGGGTATGTTTTTGATATCGATGCGCAGTCGATGAGCACGTCGCTGAGAGTGATCGAAGGCATTGAAACGCTGGCTGCTGATATCGCCGGTTCGGATATGAACAAGTGA
- a CDS encoding ABC transporter permease, giving the protein MRLSASSLRLLTPVFSLALLLAAVFYMQPRAMSYTGLNLLFNLAVPIALATIAQMLIMAVNDLDLSMGTFVSFVVCVAATYLNTNPVIGVLILAAAIAAYAALGAIIHLRNLPSIVVTLGMSFVWGGLAVLLLPSPGGQAPDWARWIMTTKPPFVPMAIVASVLVAIVTHFIVMRTTFGVLMRGAGGNTRSIERAGWSITAIRAATYALAAFFAVLAGIALVGLTTSADANIALRYTLLSIAGVILGGGEFVGGRISPIGAVIGALTLTLAGSFLSFMRISPDWQIGAQGGILIVVLALRLFLNRLDSRGKKQ; this is encoded by the coding sequence ATGCGCCTCTCCGCATCATCCCTTCGCCTGCTAACGCCGGTTTTCTCACTCGCTCTGTTGCTGGCCGCTGTCTTCTACATGCAGCCCCGCGCCATGAGCTATACCGGCCTCAATCTCCTGTTCAATCTGGCGGTGCCGATTGCACTCGCTACGATTGCGCAAATGCTCATCATGGCGGTCAACGACCTTGATCTTTCGATGGGGACCTTTGTGAGCTTCGTGGTCTGTGTGGCCGCTACTTATCTCAACACTAATCCGGTCATCGGCGTTCTGATCCTGGCCGCAGCCATTGCCGCCTATGCGGCCTTGGGTGCAATCATCCACCTGCGCAATCTGCCGTCCATTGTCGTAACACTTGGTATGAGCTTTGTCTGGGGCGGACTGGCCGTTCTGCTGTTGCCCTCGCCCGGCGGTCAGGCACCAGACTGGGCACGCTGGATCATGACCACCAAGCCACCATTTGTGCCAATGGCTATCGTTGCCAGTGTGCTGGTCGCTATTGTCACCCATTTCATTGTCATGCGCACCACTTTCGGCGTGCTGATGCGCGGCGCAGGCGGCAATACGCGCTCCATCGAACGCGCAGGCTGGTCCATCACCGCAATCCGTGCAGCTACCTACGCATTGGCTGCTTTCTTTGCCGTGCTTGCCGGTATTGCACTTGTTGGCCTCACGACGTCAGCCGATGCCAATATTGCGCTGCGCTATACGCTGCTCTCGATAGCCGGTGTCATTCTCGGAGGCGGTGAATTTGTCGGCGGCCGTATCTCTCCCATCGGTGCCGTCATTGGCGCACTAACGCTGACGCTTGCAGGTTCGTTCCTCTCCTTCATGCGTATTTCGCCAGACTGGCAGATTGGCGCGCAAGGTGGAATTCTGATCGTCGTTCTGGCCCTGCGTCTCTTCCTCAACCGTCTCGACAGCCGTGGGAAAAAGCAATGA
- a CDS encoding tripartite tricarboxylate transporter TctB family protein — protein MTGPEQQAERRSTETAPDYAALVIALILGAVAVAIAWSTAYGNNVLSYSPVGPKTVPYIIAAGLFILSIWTVISAFKGEFPEREHQEIAPMAWIIGGLVIQMLTMKTLGFSIATGLLFAATARGFGYRKFWISVPVGIVFAFAIWFIFARGLQLSLPSGWLEHLV, from the coding sequence ATGACAGGACCTGAACAGCAGGCAGAGCGCCGTTCCACAGAAACGGCGCCAGATTACGCAGCTCTTGTGATCGCCCTCATTCTGGGGGCGGTTGCTGTCGCAATTGCCTGGTCCACGGCCTATGGGAATAACGTTCTTTCGTACTCACCGGTCGGGCCAAAAACAGTACCCTACATCATCGCAGCCGGACTGTTCATTCTGTCTATATGGACGGTGATCAGCGCATTTAAGGGTGAGTTTCCAGAGCGCGAGCATCAGGAAATTGCGCCGATGGCCTGGATCATCGGTGGGTTGGTCATTCAAATGCTGACGATGAAGACCCTGGGCTTTTCCATTGCAACGGGCTTGCTCTTTGCGGCAACGGCGCGCGGATTTGGTTATCGCAAGTTCTGGATCAGCGTCCCTGTCGGCATCGTCTTTGCATTCGCAATCTGGTTCATTTTTGCACGCGGCCTGCAGCTTTCGCTGCCATCAGGTTGGCTTGAGCATCTGGTTTAG
- a CDS encoding SMP-30/gluconolactonase/LRE family protein, with amino-acid sequence MIVASADLDELYTGCRWAEGPVWISDHNCLLWSDIPNERILRWVPEGGVSVFRQPSNFANGNTRDREGRLVTCEHGGRRVTRTEIDGSITVLADSYQGKKLNAPNDVIVRSDGTVWFTDPTYGIMADYEGYKAEPEQATRNVYRLNPTTGELMAVITNFNQPNGLAFSPDETKLFVADSAYSHDENAPRHIRVFDVADNGKSVAGGKIFCTVDNGLPDGFRFDTDGNLWTSAGDGVHCFSPQGELLGKIKTPQTVANVTFGGPRRNRLFITATKSLYAVYLTVTGTQYP; translated from the coding sequence ATGATCGTGGCAAGCGCCGATCTTGATGAACTTTATACGGGCTGTCGTTGGGCCGAAGGACCGGTTTGGATCAGCGATCATAATTGTCTGTTGTGGAGTGACATTCCTAACGAGCGTATCTTGCGCTGGGTTCCTGAAGGCGGAGTTTCTGTTTTTCGGCAACCGTCCAATTTCGCCAATGGCAACACACGCGACCGCGAGGGACGGCTCGTTACCTGCGAGCATGGCGGACGTCGCGTTACACGCACGGAAATCGACGGCAGCATCACCGTGTTGGCCGACAGCTATCAGGGAAAGAAACTGAACGCTCCCAATGATGTCATCGTGCGTTCAGATGGGACTGTCTGGTTCACCGATCCGACCTACGGCATCATGGCGGATTATGAAGGCTACAAGGCCGAACCGGAACAAGCGACACGCAATGTTTATCGCCTCAATCCGACAACCGGCGAGCTTATGGCAGTCATCACTAACTTTAATCAGCCAAATGGTCTCGCCTTTTCACCCGATGAAACAAAGCTCTTTGTTGCCGATAGTGCATATAGTCATGACGAGAATGCACCACGCCATATCCGCGTTTTCGATGTCGCGGATAACGGCAAGAGCGTGGCGGGTGGCAAGATTTTCTGCACCGTCGATAATGGCCTGCCAGATGGCTTTCGTTTCGACACAGACGGCAATCTGTGGACCAGTGCGGGCGACGGCGTTCATTGTTTCTCACCGCAGGGCGAGCTTCTCGGTAAGATTAAGACACCACAAACAGTGGCAAATGTGACCTTTGGCGGACCACGCCGCAATCGTTTGTTTATCACCGCGACCAAATCGCTCTATGCGGTTTATCTGACGGTCACAGGCACACAGTATCCTTGA
- a CDS encoding Bug family tripartite tricarboxylate transporter substrate binding protein translates to MRKWILAITSVTALAIAGAASAEDYKVLAPAAPGGGWDQTARTMQSVLQDEKISGSVQVINVPGAGGTIGLAQFVNQNKGDPSQLIVGGYVMVGAILTNNSPVNLDAITPIARLTGEYEAIVVPASSDIQNLGDLVTKLKADPGSVSWGGGSAGGTDHITAGLFAKAIGVDPTKVNYIAFSGGGEALAAILGNQVTVGISGYGEFDPQIKAGTLRIIGISSDERVEGIDAPTFKESGVDVSIQNWRMVGAAPGITAEQVAGINTDVEKMVKSESWQKALKDKGWADTYLAGDAFKEQLAKDVASTETILKEIGLVK, encoded by the coding sequence ATGCGTAAATGGATTCTGGCCATTACATCCGTGACGGCGCTCGCGATAGCGGGAGCAGCTTCGGCGGAAGATTATAAGGTTCTAGCACCAGCAGCACCGGGCGGCGGATGGGATCAGACAGCACGCACAATGCAAAGCGTGCTTCAGGACGAAAAGATTTCCGGTAGCGTTCAGGTTATTAACGTTCCGGGTGCAGGTGGCACCATTGGCCTTGCCCAATTTGTCAATCAGAACAAAGGTGATCCGAGCCAGCTTATTGTGGGTGGATATGTCATGGTCGGCGCAATTCTGACCAACAATTCTCCCGTAAATCTTGATGCAATCACTCCGATTGCTCGCCTTACCGGCGAGTATGAAGCCATCGTTGTTCCAGCTTCTTCAGATATTCAAAATCTGGGTGATCTCGTCACCAAGCTCAAAGCCGATCCCGGTTCTGTTTCCTGGGGTGGCGGTTCTGCTGGCGGCACGGATCACATCACCGCAGGACTTTTCGCCAAAGCCATTGGCGTTGACCCGACCAAAGTCAATTACATCGCCTTCTCTGGTGGCGGTGAGGCACTTGCTGCTATCCTAGGTAATCAGGTCACCGTGGGCATTTCTGGCTACGGCGAGTTTGATCCACAGATCAAGGCTGGCACGCTTCGCATCATCGGTATTTCCAGTGACGAACGGGTTGAGGGCATCGACGCACCGACCTTTAAGGAAAGCGGCGTTGACGTTTCGATCCAGAATTGGCGCATGGTGGGCGCTGCTCCCGGCATTACTGCGGAACAGGTAGCGGGCATCAACACCGATGTTGAGAAGATGGTGAAGTCGGAATCCTGGCAGAAGGCCCTCAAGGATAAAGGCTGGGCCGACACCTATCTCGCAGGCGATGCGTTCAAGGAACAACTTGCCAAAGACGTGGCGTCTACTGAAACTATCCTCAAGGAAATCGGCCTCGTCAAATGA
- a CDS encoding ABC transporter ATP-binding protein, which translates to MMLSTNNVCWSAGGVEILRDVSLAVTEGEFLGIIGPNGSGKTSFLSLLSGVRRSRSGEVRLCDKPIQKFNRREIARKLALVEQQAGTTERITARQAVELGRTPYLGALSPWSEQDDAIVDRALANVDMAHLADRYWHTLSGGERQRVHIARALAQDPQILLLDEPTNHLDIGHQIGLLDLVRRQQLTVVAALHDLNHAAMFCDRIAIMNKGRIVELGTPREVLRAECIRSVFGVEVDVEYHGVHGCHIRYRVPGYAALELKQSA; encoded by the coding sequence ATGATGCTTTCTACAAACAACGTCTGCTGGTCGGCAGGAGGCGTTGAAATCCTGCGCGATGTTTCACTCGCTGTGACAGAGGGCGAATTTCTCGGCATCATCGGGCCAAATGGCTCGGGCAAAACGAGCTTTCTGTCTTTGCTCTCAGGTGTAAGGCGAAGCCGCTCAGGTGAAGTAAGACTTTGCGACAAGCCAATCCAGAAATTCAACCGGCGTGAGATTGCGCGCAAGCTGGCACTTGTTGAGCAACAGGCCGGAACGACTGAGCGTATCACCGCGAGGCAGGCGGTGGAGCTGGGGCGCACACCATATCTCGGCGCTTTATCTCCGTGGTCAGAACAGGACGATGCCATTGTCGATCGCGCCCTGGCCAATGTCGATATGGCACATCTGGCGGATCGTTACTGGCACACGCTCTCAGGTGGAGAACGTCAACGCGTACATATCGCCCGTGCATTAGCACAAGACCCGCAGATATTACTTCTGGACGAGCCGACAAATCATCTCGATATCGGTCACCAGATCGGGTTGCTCGATCTGGTCCGGCGCCAGCAATTAACTGTTGTCGCCGCACTGCATGACCTGAACCATGCTGCCATGTTCTGCGACCGTATTGCAATTATGAACAAGGGGCGGATTGTAGAATTAGGGACGCCGCGCGAGGTTTTACGAGCCGAATGTATTCGCAGTGTTTTCGGCGTCGAGGTGGATGTCGAATATCACGGTGTGCATGGATGTCATATTCGCTATCGTGTGCCGGGTTATGCCGCGCTAGAACTTAAGCAGTCGGCATAG
- a CDS encoding ABC transporter permease, whose translation MTAISVLTSRPWIWSFVATIAVWIITVLFTGGAGAHGLSYAAFTFASFSVIVGLGQMFVITLGPGNIDLSVPATMTLAATLALKLMDSQDSMVLAGLAVALLIGLGIGICNYALIKLLRIPPIIATLSMSFLIQSTAIWSNRGLRVKPPEVLAQFTTSSTLGIPNVAIVALVLSLIGWVLLKKSIYGRWISAIGQNPFAARMAGVPVDGTRFITYLLCAVLASLCGFLLACFSGGAALNMGAEYLLMSIAVVIIGGTAVAGGDSNIPGIWGAALFMFLIVSMLNTYGFGAGVRLVLTGLTIIAVIFLASSRRPER comes from the coding sequence ATGACCGCAATTTCTGTTCTCACAAGCCGTCCATGGATTTGGTCTTTCGTTGCAACCATCGCGGTCTGGATCATCACCGTACTGTTTACGGGCGGGGCCGGAGCCCATGGTCTGTCCTATGCAGCTTTCACTTTCGCATCCTTTTCTGTGATTGTTGGCCTCGGGCAGATGTTCGTCATAACGCTAGGCCCCGGCAACATCGACCTCTCGGTGCCTGCTACTATGACGCTGGCTGCAACATTGGCCCTCAAGCTGATGGATTCCCAAGACAGTATGGTGCTGGCCGGTCTGGCCGTTGCTCTGCTGATCGGGCTGGGAATTGGCATTTGCAATTATGCGCTTATCAAGCTGCTGCGCATTCCGCCCATCATCGCGACCCTGTCGATGAGCTTCCTAATCCAGTCGACTGCAATCTGGAGCAATCGGGGCTTACGTGTAAAACCGCCAGAAGTTCTGGCACAGTTCACTACGTCATCAACGCTCGGCATACCCAACGTTGCTATCGTGGCGCTTGTACTGTCCCTCATCGGCTGGGTACTCCTTAAAAAGAGCATCTATGGTCGGTGGATTTCGGCGATTGGGCAAAACCCGTTTGCTGCACGCATGGCAGGCGTTCCGGTCGATGGTACGCGTTTCATCACCTATCTGCTCTGCGCTGTTCTCGCTTCTCTTTGTGGGTTTCTGCTTGCCTGTTTCTCGGGCGGAGCGGCACTCAACATGGGCGCTGAATATCTGCTGATGTCGATTGCCGTGGTTATCATCGGTGGCACAGCTGTTGCAGGCGGCGATTCCAACATCCCCGGCATTTGGGGTGCCGCACTCTTCATGTTCCTCATAGTCTCGATGCTCAACACCTATGGCTTCGGTGCCGGTGTTCGTCTCGTTCTGACCGGACTCACCATCATTGCGGTGATCTTCCTGGCCAGCAGTCGCAGACCTGAGCGTTAA
- a CDS encoding substrate-binding domain-containing protein, which produces MKLGKILLASAALATVMATGGAFADTASKKIAFSNNYAGNSWRQAMLQSWDKVTKEAVTAGTVSAADAFTTAENQATEQAAQIQNMILQGYDAIVINAASPTALNGAVKEACDAGITVVSFDGIVTEPCAWRIAVDFKAMGEGQVEYLAKRLPEGGNLLEIRGLAGVSVDDQMHAGIEEGVKKHPSFKIVGSVHGDWAADVAQRAVAGVLPSLPKIDAVVTQGGDGYGAAQAFAAAKRETPIIIMGNREDELQWWKQQKDASSYETMSVSIAPGVSTLAFWVAQQILDGKEVKKDLVVPFLSVSQESLEKDLGNTQKGGVANVEYSLEDAQKVIAEAK; this is translated from the coding sequence ATGAAACTTGGGAAAATTCTTTTGGCATCCGCAGCACTCGCCACTGTGATGGCGACTGGTGGTGCATTTGCCGACACAGCGTCGAAGAAGATCGCCTTCTCGAACAATTATGCTGGCAACTCATGGCGTCAGGCCATGCTTCAGAGCTGGGATAAGGTAACGAAAGAAGCTGTCACTGCCGGCACGGTTTCTGCAGCAGACGCTTTCACCACCGCAGAAAATCAGGCGACAGAGCAGGCCGCACAAATTCAGAATATGATCTTGCAGGGTTATGACGCTATCGTCATCAATGCAGCGTCGCCGACGGCACTCAATGGTGCAGTTAAGGAAGCTTGCGATGCGGGCATCACGGTTGTTTCCTTCGACGGCATCGTAACCGAGCCTTGCGCATGGCGCATTGCGGTGGACTTCAAGGCGATGGGCGAAGGTCAGGTCGAATATCTTGCAAAACGTCTGCCTGAAGGCGGCAATCTGCTTGAAATCCGCGGCCTTGCCGGCGTTTCGGTGGATGATCAGATGCATGCCGGTATCGAGGAAGGCGTCAAAAAGCATCCGAGCTTCAAGATCGTCGGCTCAGTCCATGGCGATTGGGCAGCCGACGTTGCACAGCGCGCGGTTGCCGGTGTTCTGCCAAGCCTGCCAAAAATCGACGCTGTCGTGACGCAGGGTGGCGACGGTTATGGCGCAGCGCAAGCATTTGCCGCTGCAAAGCGCGAAACACCAATCATCATCATGGGCAACCGTGAGGACGAACTGCAATGGTGGAAGCAGCAGAAAGACGCGAGCAGCTATGAAACCATGTCTGTTTCGATTGCACCAGGTGTTTCAACACTTGCTTTCTGGGTCGCGCAACAGATCCTCGACGGCAAGGAAGTCAAGAAAGACCTCGTCGTTCCGTTCCTGAGCGTTAGCCAGGAATCGCTCGAAAAGGACCTCGGCAACACCCAAAAGGGTGGCGTTGCCAATGTCGAATATTCGCTTGAAGACGCACAGAAGGTCATCGCGGAAGCGAAGTAA
- a CDS encoding FecCD family ABC transporter permease, translating into MTSKAATAGISLKTTMSSRVLWGALALVLLFVALWLGAAIGETAIPLDVVAKTIANRVWNAGYPLAPIDEGIVWSYRLSRAVVAACCGAALALSGVVLQSLLRNSLADPYILGISAGASTGAVSVAILGIGAGVLSLSVGAFIGAIVAFVLVSLLALRAGRGNSAIILAGIAGSQLFNALTSLIVTKAANAEQARGIMFWLLGNLSGVRWPDVALALPACVAGLLICLWHARALDAFTFGSESAASLGIPVRRVYAVLIGVSAMMTAVMVSIVGSIGFIGLVIPHAARMLVGVRHGRLLPAAALIGAIFMILADIVSRIIIPGQVLPIGVITALVGAPAFALLLGQRRAQS; encoded by the coding sequence GTGACGTCAAAGGCAGCCACGGCAGGCATTTCATTAAAAACCACGATGAGTTCCCGGGTGCTTTGGGGAGCACTTGCGCTCGTCCTGCTCTTTGTTGCTTTGTGGCTGGGTGCTGCCATTGGCGAAACCGCAATACCTCTGGACGTGGTGGCTAAAACCATCGCCAACCGCGTCTGGAATGCCGGTTACCCACTCGCGCCGATTGATGAAGGTATCGTTTGGAGCTATCGGCTGAGCCGTGCTGTTGTCGCAGCTTGCTGCGGTGCGGCACTGGCCTTGTCAGGTGTGGTTCTGCAATCGCTTCTCCGCAATTCGCTGGCTGATCCCTATATTCTGGGTATTTCTGCCGGGGCTTCAACGGGGGCAGTGAGCGTTGCTATTCTCGGAATTGGTGCTGGTGTGCTCTCGTTGTCAGTGGGAGCGTTTATTGGCGCAATCGTTGCTTTTGTTCTCGTTTCCCTGCTCGCATTGCGGGCAGGGCGCGGAAACAGTGCGATCATTCTAGCCGGCATTGCGGGTTCGCAGCTTTTCAACGCGCTGACATCTCTCATCGTCACGAAGGCAGCAAACGCCGAACAGGCGCGCGGTATCATGTTCTGGTTGTTGGGGAATCTTTCTGGTGTGCGCTGGCCGGATGTGGCGCTCGCTTTGCCCGCCTGCGTGGCGGGGCTTCTGATCTGTCTATGGCATGCCCGTGCGTTAGATGCTTTCACCTTCGGTTCGGAATCTGCTGCGTCGCTTGGAATTCCCGTGCGGCGCGTCTACGCTGTTCTTATTGGTGTCAGCGCCATGATGACGGCGGTGATGGTGTCGATTGTCGGTTCCATTGGCTTCATCGGTCTGGTCATTCCCCATGCGGCCCGCATGCTGGTCGGTGTGCGTCATGGCAGATTGTTGCCTGCGGCAGCACTTATCGGGGCAATCTTCATGATCCTCGCCGATATTGTGTCCCGCATTATCATTCCCGGTCAGGTTTTGCCGATCGGAGTCATTACGGCATTGGTCGGTGCCCCAGCATTTGCGCTGCTGCTTGGACAGAGAAGGGCACAATCATGA